The genomic interval GTAACTTTCTGATTCCTAAATCAAAACTAGTGTTTAAGCCAACATTTTCTTTAAAATACCTTTCATTTTCAGCTAAGTTTGTTGAGATCGGTTTTTTATCAGTTTTTGTCGTCATGGTATCCGCTCCTATCTAAAATAAGATTTACAGCTTTCATCGTAATTGGACATCCATTCTCAACACTGTCCTTACGAGCCATTTTGCCAATATCCCCAATCCCAACTATAATGGGAACATTTATTTGATCTAGACAATAAACGGTATCACCACTAATCCTGCCTATCTCTAAATCCTGTAAACCGCTCTTATCTACTCCATATTCAGTTAACTCTCCAAATCGATCGATACTTACATCTACCTTTGTCCACTCGGTTTGATGTGTTTTTGATGCGACGGCAATGATTCCAAGTACTTCAATATCCTGATGACCAGCTACATATTTTAATGCTGTTTCACCAGCTCCCTCCCCTAATAAACCACAATCATCAAACATGACAAAAACAGGGTCATTTTCAGCTGTAAGAATGAGCTTAACGATTTCTTCTCCACTTAAAGTAGTTGGATTTCCTTGCGTTTTGGAAATAGCTCTACCTCCAATTTCAGCAGCTGCAAATTGTATTGCTCGTGCGGCATACTCATCTCCATCAGTAACAATTATGACCCTGCGCTTTTTTGTCAATGTTTCACCCTATCCTTTCGGTTTAAAAATAAGTGCAGCCAGAAAAGCAAATAATATAGCTGCTGAAATACCTGCTGAAGTTAATTCAAAAATCCCCATTCCAATGCCGATAAATCCATCTTCTTTTGCTTTCTCCATCGCCCCATGTAGTAGAGAATGACCAAAACTTGTAATTGGTGTCGTTGCTCCTGCTCCAGCAAACTCAATTAACTTATCATATAAACCAAATCCATCTAATACTGCTCCAGAAACAACAAATATACTCATGACATGTGCTGGAGTAAATTTGAATACATCTAATAGGATCTGGCCGATCACACATATGGCGCCTCCAACTGCAAAAGCAATTAAGTACTCCATTAGCCATTCACTCTCCAATCAGTTCTTTCAAAAACGACCCCGTGTGCTATTGTTGGAATTGATTCTTTTTGCTGAATCATAGTAGGACTTAGTAATGCTCCCGTAGCCACAACAAAAACTCGATTTAAATTACCAAGTTGTAATTCATTAAAAATATGAGCGTATGTTACTACTGCTGAACACCCACATCCACTTCCACCAGCAAATACTGGTTGATCCGGTCGAAAAACCATTAAACCGCAATCATTATGCTTGTCATGAATATCGAATCCTTCTTCTTTTACCATTTCCTTTGCAATCGGACTCCCAACACCTGATAAATCTCCTGTTAAAAATAAATCATAATCCTCTGGTGTGCGGTTTAAATCTTTAAGATGTTGAGCAATCGTGTCTGCTGCAGCAGGCGCCATTGCCGAGCCCATATCGAAAGGATCTTTAATCCCTAAATCTGTAACTTTACCGATCGTTGCTGCAGTTATTTGAATATTACTTACTTCTTTATTAATTAATACTGCTCCAGCTCCAGTTATTGTAAAAGTTGCAGAGTCAGGTTTTTGCCCCCCGTATTCAGTTGGATATCTAAATTGTCTTTCAGCTGTTGCATTATGACTGCTTGTAGCAGCAATTACATTGTTAGCAAAACCGCCGTCTATTAAAGCTGAACCTACAGCAACTGTTTCCATTGATGTTGAACAAGCGCCAAACATGCATAAAAATGGAATATTAATATGTCTTGCTACATAATTCGCTGTTACATTTTGATTTAATAAATCGCCAGCTAATAGAAGATCGATATCATCAATCGTTTTATTTCCTTTTGTTAAACATTTTTCGATGGCTTGCTCCATTAATCTTCTTTCGGCAAGTTCCCAATTGTCCTCACCACAATGTAATTCCTTATGTTTGATATCAAATAATTTTCCGAGTGGTCCATCTGCTTCCATAGGCCCAACAGCTGTTCCACTTGAGTGAACAAATAACGGACTTTCAAATTGCCATGTTTGCTTTCCTCTTAACTTCATAGCTGCCACCTCACTAAAATGCAATTCCATAGAAATAGCGAATCATTCCAACAATATAGGCTGCAACAACACCAAACACGATAACACTACCTGCTAGTTTAAACATATTTGTTGCTATTCCCAGCACAATCCCTTCACTGCGATGCTCGATGGCTGCACTTGTCATTGAATTAGCAAATCCTGTGATTGGAACAGCTGAACCTGCACCAGCAAACTGTCCAAGCCGATCATAAATACCGAATCCAGTAAAAATCGCTGAAAGTAGAATTAATGTTCCTGCTGTTGGGTTAGCGGCATCTTTTTCTGTAAAATGAAACACTTGAATATAGAAATTTTGTAAGGCTTGACCAAGCACACAAATAAGACCGCCTATTACAAAGGCTTTAAGGCAATTTATGATATAAGGTGGTTTCGGCTGATAGCTTTTTATTTGATTTTTATAATCATCTTTTATTTTTGGTTTATCCATACTGCTTCCTCCCTTACAAATGCACAAAATAAATCCAATGGTAAAGTGAACCTAAAATCTTTCCAAACACAATTGCCATTAATAAAATAACAATTTTGTCTCCGAAACCAATTCGCTTTGCTAATATTGGAAAAACGTTCAATACTTCAGTTAAAGCTGCTGCAAGCATACCTATAAAAATTCCGCTGAAAAGACCGATTGGAATTAACCAATACTTTGATTGAAACAGCAATGTATCCCGCAAACTCATCCAACCGAAAATGACACTTCCTAATATGATTGCCATTTCGTATACATGGATGTATTTATATGTTTTCGATAATTGTGTTAATCTCGGAATAATTCCCAGTACCGCAAAGAACGCTACATAACCTGAACCTACAACAAGTCCCCCTGACAAGCCAATAATAATTAAGATGATAGCGTTAACGATCATCAACGTTATTCAAATTCTCCTTGTTTTCATTCATTGCAACATATTGATCTAAATCTAATTGATAATTAAATATTTCAACTTCTAGGGGACTTGGCTCTTCATTAATTTTTTTCTTAAATAAATGGTTAAAAAACAAAATCATCCCTAACCCAAGACCAATTGAATATGGAATTTGCAACAATAGTGGATAATCATTTGTTTTTCCAGTTACCATTTTGTAGATTTTTTGATGAACAGCTTGCATGCTAACATCTTCATGAAAGTTCATGATCGCAAGACCTGCACCGATAAATAACAGGAGCCATACTGTACAAAATAACAGTGGTGAAATCTTTTTCTTTTCATACATAATCTCAACAATTGTTTGTGCTGCCCCAATTGTTTGTACATCAATTTGGTCGTCAAATTTATGTATTTCTTTTATGACGTGCATGACGTCAATGACCACCATATTTTTATCACTTGGTTGAATTTTGTGAATCAAAATACGCCTTATCTTTCTTGATAATTCCTTATCGCCGACGATAAGTGCGATTTTATCGATTGTAATATTGTCGTAAGGCTGGACTTGAATTCGATGACGAAGCCTTATATACACCGTCTTTTCCATCAAAATTCACTTCCTAATGATTTATATATTGTATATTTAGTATGCATTTGCTTATTTTTAATCATGCAAGGCTTAGATGATGACCATTAATTACCATGGAAAATAAAAAAAGCTGACTCTTTAAAAGAGCCAGCTTTTCTTATTGATTCATTTTATCCTTCATTTGTTGTAATATCTTTTTCTCAAGTCTTGAAACCTGCACTTGAGAAATTCCAAGTCGATCAGCAACTTCTGATTGGGTTTGATCTTTATAATATCGTAAGTAAACAATTAGTCTTTCACGTTCATCAAGATCACGAATTGCATCTTTTAAGATAATTTTATCAAACCATTTCGTTTCCGAATGATCTGCTATTTGATCTAGTAATGTAATTGGATCTCCATCATTTTCATAAACGGTTTCATGGATGGATGAAGGTGCTCTAACAGCCTCTTGAGCAAGAACCACATCTTCGGGAGAAATATCTAAGTAGTTTGCGATTTCTACTACAGTGGGCACCTTACCCATTGTTTTGGAAAGTTCATCACGTGCTCGACGAATTTTATTTCCTAATTCCTTAAGTGATCGACTAACTTTAACTGTACCATCATCTCGGATAAATCGTTGAATTTCACCAATGATCATCGGAACAGCATAAGTTGAAAACCTTACATCATATGATAAATCAAATTTATCAACTGATTTCAACAAGCCAATACTTCCAATTTGAAATAAATCATCTGGTTCATACCCGCGATTCAAAAACCGTTGAACAACTGACCAAACAAGCCGCATATTTTTTTGGATAATCAAATCTCGTGCATCTTGATCTCCTGCTTGGCTTCGACGGATTAATTCCTTAACTTCATGGTCCTTTAACTGCGCTTTTGAGTTATCGTTCTTGACCTCCACATCCATAGCAAGTCTCCCTTTAATTGCTTAAAGCTTTACTTTTCGCCAAATGTTTTTTCAGCCTAACTGTTGTCCCTTTTGTTTCAAGTGACTCAACATTTATTTCATCCATGAAATTTTCCATTATTGTAAATCCCATTCCTGATCGTTCAAGTTCAGGTTTTGTTGTATAAAGTGGTTGCCGAGCTTCATCAATATCAGCAATTCCAATACCCTCGTCACGAATTGTCATTTCAACGACGCCGTCATCTAATGTTACTGATATGTAAACAATCCCGTTAGGATCATTTTCATACCCATGAATAATTGCATTTGTTACTGCTTCTGATACTACGGTTTTTATTTCAGTCAGTTCATCCATCGTTGGGTCCAGTTGTGCAATAAATGCCGCAACGGTTACCCTTGCAAACGATTCATTTTGACTTAACGCTGAAAATTGAAGGTTCATTTCATTTTTCATGATGCCACCCCCAATGTTTGCAGCGCTTTTTGCTCGTCATCCTCTAAGCGAATAATTTTAAATAAACCTGACATATCAAATAATCTTTTTACAGCTGGAGAAATCGCACAAACGACCATTTCTCCACCGATCGCTTTAATTTGTTTATATCTTCCTAAAATCACACCCAAACCAGAGCTGTCCATAAATGCTAAATTTTCAAGATTTAATAAAATATGATTGATAGGGTGTGCTGCAAGTGTTTCAGTTACTTTTGTACGCAATTCTTCTGATGTATGATGATCAAGCTCACCTGAGAGTCGTATACATAAAACAGTTTGTTTCACATCAAGTTCAATCGCTAGACTCAAGGTATTACCCCTCCTTATTTCTGGATAAAGAGTCATTCTTGATTGGAACTTTATTTTCCTGCTTCATGACAAAACTAGTGATAATTCGTCATTATTAGCCCGACTTAGTAAAATCACCCATCACACGTCTAAATAATTTCCACCAACTTGCTTCATTAATATCTTTCTCGGCAACTAATCTACTTTCCGCAATGATTTTTTCATCTTTTTTTAATTGAAGTGTACCAAGCTCTTCACCTTGTTTAATTGGAGCTTGAACATCTTTTTTCATCACAATCTCCTGTGTTACATTATCAACACTTTCACCTTTTTTAGTAAGAACAGATATCGGTTCAGAAGTCATTAGGTTAGCTTCATTTTCACTGCCTTTACTAACTTTCATCTTTGTTAAAACATGATCTTTTTCAAAAAGTGGATGTGTTTGATACTGACTAAAAGCATAATCAAGCATTTTTGTAACTTGTGCATTACGGTCCTTCGGAGTATCCGCTCCAAAAACAACGGCAATAACGCGCATATTATCTTTTTTAGCAGTGGCTGTTAAACAGTATTTTGCTTCATTCGTAAATCCAGTCTTTACACCGTCTACACCTGGATAAAATTTAACAAGGCGATTTGTATTGACAAGCCAGAATTTTTTGTCAGAACCTTCTCGTAAATAATCTTCATATTTACCTGTAAACTTTGTAATACCTTCATACTTCAATAACTCTTTTGCCATTAACGCCATGTCATGAGCAGAGCTATAATGGCCATCCTCAGGTAAGCCAGTTGGATTTTTAAAATGAGTATTTTTCAAGCCCAATTCTTTTACTTTATTATTCATCATATTGACAAACTCTTCAGTCGAACCTGCAATTTTTTCTGCCATTGCAACTGATGCATCATTACCTGACCCAATTGCAATACCTTTTAACATTTGCTCGACTGTCATTTCTTCACCAGGTTCTAAAAAAATCTGTGATCCGCCCATTGATGCTGCATATTCGCTTGTACGAACCATTTCATCCATTTTTATTTGATTTTTATCGAGTGCTTCCATTATAAGAAGCATTGTCATAATTTTTGTCATACTTGCTGGAGGCAGCTTTTCATCACTATTTTTATCGTACAAGATCGTTCCCGTATCACGTTCGATTAAAACAGCTGACTTCGCTTTATCTGCAAGTTCGACTTTAGTAGTAGATTCTTCGGCAAACGCCGCTGGTGTAACAGAAATAAGCATTGCTATAAGCGTAAAACATGAGAGTATCCGTTTCATTTCATAAGCCCTCCATTCTTTATACATTCCATTTTTTCCAATGGCAGGGAAATTATACTAAGTAAACAGGGAAAAGTTTTTTGGAGAGATGATTGTTAGGGAAACGTGAGGGATATATAACCGGCATCATTTTCAAAAGAAAACCACAGCCATTACGACTGTGGTTTTCAACTTTATTCCTTATTCCACCGTAGCATAAATCAATTCTGGCGCTTTTACCTCACTGCCAGATATCGATATACTTTTATAAAGTTTCTGTTTCACTTCATCTACATTTTCATAATTACTATGAATCGTAACAAGTGACTCTCCCTTTTTAACTGAGTCACCGATTTTTTTATTTAATACAAGTCCAACAGCTAGATCAATTTGTGATTCTTTTGTTGCACGGCCTGCCCCTAATAACATGGCTGCTGTACCGACTGCATCGGCGATAATTTCAGAAATATATCCATCTTCTTGTGCTTCTAACTCAATGACATATTTAGCTTGTGGTAATGTTTCTGGCTGATCGACAACTGATCCATCTCCACCTTGAGCTTCTAGAAATATTTTTAATGTTTGCAACGCTTTCCCGTTGTTCATGACTTCTACAAGCATTGTACGAGCCTCTTCTAATGACTCAGCTTTTCCAGCTAAAAGCACCATGTAACTTCCTAAAGTTAAACAAAGTTCTTCTAAGTCTTTTGGTCCTTTTCCACTTAGAGTATCAATTGCTTCTTTTACTTCAAGTGCATTTCCAATTGCGAAGCCTAGGGGCTGGCTCATGTCTGAAATAACAGCCATGGTTCTGCGGCCAACTAGATTCCCAATATCGACCATTGCTTTTGCGAGTTCTTTTGATTCCTTTAAATCTTTCATGAACGCACCTGCACCCGTTTTTACATCTAGTACGATAGCATCAGCACCTGCAGCAATTTTTTTACTCATTATTGAACTTGCGATAAGGGGGATACTGTTAACAGTTGCGGTTACATCACGTAATGCATAGAGACTTTTGTCAGCTGGTGTTAGATTTCCGCTCTGTCCAATTACAGCAATTTTATTTTTATTAACGAGTTCAATAAATTGTTTATTTTCAATTTCGACATGAAAACCTGGAACAGATTCTAGTTTATCAATTGTTCCACCTGTATGACCTAAACCTCTTCCGGACATTTTTGCAACAGGAACACCAACAGCTGCTACTAATGGTCCTAAAACAAGTGTCGTCGTATCACCTACTCCACCTGTACTATGTTTATCGACTTTTATTCCTTCGATCTCGCTTAAATCAATCGTATCACCAGAATGTACCATTGCCATTGTAAGTTCAGCACGTTCCTTATCTGTCATCCCTTGAAAATAAATAGCCATTGTAAATGCACTCATTTGGTAGTCAGGAATATCACCAGTTGTATAATTCTCAATAATATAATGGATTTCTTCCTTTGTTAATTCTTGACCATCTCGCTTTTTTTCGATTAAATCAACCATTCTCATAGATAATCTCACCTTTATTTTTAGTTTGATTTTTGGATATTTTCAACGATATTTTTGACAAGATTTAAAAAGTTTGCACGTACTCTATCTGTTGTTTCAATCACTTCATCATGTGATAACGGCTGATCTAATATTCCTGCAGCCATATTAGAAATACAGGAAATACCTAAAACTTTCAGTCCGGCATGTTTTGCTATGATTACTTCAGGAACGGTTGACATACCAACAGCATCTCCTCCTAATGTACGAAGTGCACGTACCTCGGCAGGCGTTTCATATGAAGGTCCAGTATTCCCAACATAAACTCCTTCTTGAAGTTTAATGTTTAATTCTTTTGCACACTTTTTCGCCATATTTCTAAGCTTTATATCATAACTTTCAGACATATCAGGGAAACGCACACCAAATTTATCATCATTTGGCCCAATTAATGGATTTGTTCCCATATTATTAATATGGTCTGTAAGCAGCATTAAGTCTCCAGCTTGAAAAGACTCATTAATACCACCAGCGGCATTTGTTACAATTAATGTTTCAACTCCAAGTTCTTTCATGACTCGGACAGGGGCTGTAACTTTGTCTAGACTGTATCCTTCATAAAAGTGAAAGCGGCCTTGCATCGCCACTACATTTGCTCCTTTAAGCAAACCAAAAACGAGCTGTCCTGCATGTCCTTCAACTGTTGAAACAGGAAAATTTGGAATCTCATTGTAAGGTATTTTTACTGGATTCTCAATTTCATCTGCTAATACACCTAAACCGGAACCTAAAATCAATCCAATTTTAGGGGTTGCTGTGAATTTCGTTTTTAAATAACTAGCTGCTTCCATTATATTTTCGTAATTCATTCCGTCTCCTCCTATTTTAACTCTGATCATATGCTTTTTTGCGAATAATCGCTAGTTAACTTTATCAGACAATTTATAGGGCGCCATCCACTAACTAAATTCGTCTATGTTAATGTTAAGTTGATATTTATTGTCCGTTCAGGTTAGATAAAAAGCTTTTTCCATACGCAGGCATTTTCACCTTGAAATTATCGGCAATTGCAGCCCCAACATCGGCAAATGTATCTCTTAATGGCATTTCCTTACCCATTTTATTTCTTGGACTGTATACAAGTAGCGGCACGAATTCACGTGTATGATCTGTGCCGTGGTGAACAGGGTCATTTCCATGATCAGCTGTGATTATCAATAAGTCTTGTTCTGTTAATTTTTCAAGAACTTCTGTTAATCTAGCATCAAATTCCTCAAGCGCTTTTCCATAACCAGCTGGATCACGACGGTGACCAAATAAGGCATCAAAATCTACTAGATTCACAAAGCTAAGACCTGTGAAATCCATCCCGATTGTATCATTTAACTTATCCATTCCATCCATATTCGATTTCGTTCGTAATGATTTTGTGATTCCTTCCCCATCATAAATGTCTGAAATCTTTCCAATAGCAATAACATCTAGTCCACTATCTTTTAGTTCATTCATCACCGTTCGATCAAACGGTTTTAATGCGTAGTCGTGGCGATTTGCTGTTCTCGTGAATTCCCCTGGTTTTCCTATAAATGGACGTGCGATGACACGACCAACCATATATTTTTCATCAAGTGTCAGTTCACGAGCTAATTCACATATTTTATATAGTTCATCTAAAGGTACAATTTCTTCATGTGCGGCAATTTGTAAGACAGAATCCGCAGATGTATAAACAATCAATGCACCTGTTTTCATATGTTCTTCGCCAAGTTCATCTAAAATTTCCGTTCCAGATGCAGGTTTGTTCCCGATTATTTTCCGTCCTGTTTTTTCTTCTAATGCATTAAGAAGTTCAGCTGGGAAACCTTCTGGAAATACCTTAAATGGCTGTTCGATGTTTAAACCCATTATCTCCCAGTGTCCTGTCATTGTATCTTTTCCATTTGAAGCCTCTTGCATTTTTGTAAAAAAAGCATGTGGTTGTGCTTGAACAGGAATCCCTTTTATTTCTCGAATATTACTCAGGCCTAGTTTTGACATGTTCGGCATTTTAAGTCCGCCCATATGTTCAGCGATATGACCCAGTGTATCAGAACCTAAATCATTAAACTTTGCTGCATCTGGTGCTTCCCCAATTCCGACAGAATCAAGCACAATTAAAAAAATGCGTTTATATGTATAATTTGACATGGAAATCCTCCTTTTACATATTACTGTTCCTTGTATCACAAGTTTCCATTCGAAACATGAACTTGTCAGAAGTCTGACAACCGTGCGTCCTCTTCATTATAATCCTCTTATAGCGCCATTGACAACTTATATTATGCTAATTCCCTATTCTAATTTTTTAAAGGCAAAAAGCAAAAAAAGTGTGATCTCTTCTTATATCCTAGAGGCAAAAGTAAAAGCAGAGTCGATGTGTGAACATAAAAAGAAACAAGCAACCCCACGACTGTGTGATGCTTGTTAGGCTCTCGGATGAAATTGGTTGTAAACATCCTTTAATCTCGATTTTGTTACATGTGTATAAATTTGTGTTGTTGAAATATCTGCGTGCCCGAGCATTTCTTGAACTGCTCTTAGATCTGCTCCATTTTCTAGTAAATGTGTTGCAAAAGAATGTCTTAATGTATGTGGAGTTAATTCTTTATTTACATTTGCTTCAATAGCAATTTTCTTTAGGTTTTTCCAAAAGCCTTGCCTTGATATACGCTTGCCATGATGGTTGACAAACAGGGCTTCAGTTGGTTGTTTTACATTTATTAATTTTGGTCTGCCTTTTTCGATGTAATTTGTGATAACTTCTGTTGCGGTTCGTCCAATTGGGACAATGCGTTCTTTATTTCCTTTACCATAACAACGAATAAAACCCATTGTTAAATGGACATCTGTCAAATTTAAATTGATCATTTCACTTACACGAATTCCTGTTGCATATAAAAGTTCAAGCATTGCTTTATCTCGATAGCCAAATGGTGATGATAGTTTTGGTGTTTCAAGCAGCTTTTCAACCTCCTGCAATGAGAGGATTTTAGGCAGGCTTCTTTCTAATTGTGGAGACTCTATTAAAACGGACGGGTCTTGGTCAGCTTGTTTTTCTCTTAATAAAAATTGATGAAACGAGCGGATTGAAGCTGTATGTCTTGCAATCGTTTTACTGGATTTCCCTGCTTCCTTTAAAAACTTCAAAAATTGGATGATATGTAGACGGGTGACATTGTTATATGAGTTGATTTGTTGTTTTTCCACTAAATGTTTATGGTAACTTTTTAGATCTCTTTCATACGATACAAGTGTGTTTTTCGATAAGCCTCTCTCCACTAGTAAAAAATGGATAAAATCGTTTAGTTGATCCTTCAAATTTTTCTACTCCCCATTATCATAAAAGAAAATTAATCTGTTAAACCAGCTTTCTTCTTCATTTGATACCATGTTTGTTACCTTCAAAGCTGCACCTTCCGGTTGATCATATCGATGCATATCTTGGTACTCTAAGTTCACCCAAATAATAGCATAATAGAATAAAATCGTAAATCCAGTAAATAAAACAAACACTTTTAACATATCTCCAACTGTTTTTAACCATCGAATCATGAGAAACCTCCGAATTATATCTTTTACTTACTTTTATAGGCAGATCATTTGTTTACAATTTTTCATTTGAAGGATCAAACATAATAGGGTATATTTTGTGTGATATTAGAAGATATGCCAAAGAGGACAAACTTTATACATAAAATTTAGAAACGGTATGAAATCTTTTCTACTTATTTAAAATCTCGTTACATCTGTCGATTTGCAGCCAGTTTTATTGCAAGTTAATCTTTACAATACCCTTTTCTTCATACAAAAAAGCCTAACTATTATAAGTTAGACTTAGTTAATCTTTACTATTTTGAGTTTCTTCTTTTTCTTGACATTTTGCACAAATCCCATGAAATGTTAAGCGATGATCTTTAATTTTAAATTTCCAATCCCGTTCAACGATTTCTTCTACATCTTCTAATAAATCATCTTGGATTTCAGCAACAGAACCACATTCAATACATACTAAATGGTGATGAAAATGTGCCGCACCTTCTTTTCGAAGATCATATCTAGATACTCCATCACCAAAGTTAATCTTATCAACAACTTTTAATTCAGTTAATAATTCTAATGTTCGATAAACAGTTGCCAAGCCAATTTCTGGGGCTTTTTCTTTTACTAGAAGGTACACATCTTCTGCGCTTAAGTGATCTTCTTCGTTTTCTAGTAATACCCGTACAGTTGCTTCACGCTGGGGTGTTAGTTTATAGCTAGCAGAATGCAGCTGCTTCTTGATCCGATCAATGCGGTTTTCCATATCGATTCTTCCTCCCTCGCCGCGTTCCCAAAACTATTATATATCAAGGTAAGGAAGGTGTCCAACTAAAATGATTATAAAGTAATAAAAAGAATTTATATTATTTAATAATAATTATTATTTACTGACCAATTCTACAACATTTTTCATTAATAGCGGTGACGCATAAGCCTCAAAACCTGATGCAACGATAGCAAGTACGCCAATAAATAGAAAAACTGTGACATATCTCATAAATAAAGAGAACGGTGCATCCATATTGCTTGTTTTCTTTACGAAGAGCTGTCGGATGATTTTTAGAGAAAATGCGATTGCAACAGAACACATAATGATAAATGCAGGAATTAGCAAGATATTTTGCGGCAGCACTGTGACAAATGAAAGCAAAAACCCTTTAATCCCTAATTGATTAACTAAGAAACCAACTGTAAAACCGACGACCATTCCCTTAATAAACAGCATGACTAATATAACAGGAAGTCCAATAATTGAAACTCCTAAAATCCACATTAAGCCTAAATATTTTAAATTATGTAAAAAGCTTTGCTGGAACATATCCGTAGAACTGGCTATTTTCCCTTCTGCCACTTGTCCAAAAAATCGATTTAAATAGTAATATAAATCTTCTTTTTGGCTTAAATTCATACTATTAACGATAATTGCCCCAAAGATTACACCCATTAAGAATAATACACAGACAAACAAGTATATTGAAGAATGCTCTTTAAGATGCTGCTTTATCATTGCATTGATTGGCAGTTGTCTTCGCATGATTATTTCCTCCCGTCATTCACTTACTAGAGTATATGAGAGGATTGCCATTCTATGACTTAAAAAAGAGTGCTTTTACTTTTAATAGATTACCTTTTATAAATAAAAAAGGGGACATGAAGTGCATCCCCTGATTTCATTTTATTACACCCCGGTTATCTTTCCATATATTCCACCGCCGCCAGTTTTAACTTTAAGACTTCCCTCTCGAGCTGCTACTATATAATCTACAATTTTTTCTTTTACGACTTTTCCCAGTGCCTCTCTTGGGACTTCAT from Metabacillus sediminilitoris carries:
- a CDS encoding pyrimidine-nucleoside phosphorylase, with translation MRMVDLIEKKRDGQELTKEEIHYIIENYTTGDIPDYQMSAFTMAIYFQGMTDKERAELTMAMVHSGDTIDLSEIEGIKVDKHSTGGVGDTTTLVLGPLVAAVGVPVAKMSGRGLGHTGGTIDKLESVPGFHVEIENKQFIELVNKNKIAVIGQSGNLTPADKSLYALRDVTATVNSIPLIASSIMSKKIAAGADAIVLDVKTGAGAFMKDLKESKELAKAMVDIGNLVGRRTMAVISDMSQPLGFAIGNALEVKEAIDTLSGKGPKDLEELCLTLGSYMVLLAGKAESLEEARTMLVEVMNNGKALQTLKIFLEAQGGDGSVVDQPETLPQAKYVIELEAQEDGYISEIIADAVGTAAMLLGAGRATKESQIDLAVGLVLNKKIGDSVKKGESLVTIHSNYENVDEVKQKLYKSISISGSEVKAPELIYATVE
- a CDS encoding purine-nucleoside phosphorylase — its product is MNYENIMEAASYLKTKFTATPKIGLILGSGLGVLADEIENPVKIPYNEIPNFPVSTVEGHAGQLVFGLLKGANVVAMQGRFHFYEGYSLDKVTAPVRVMKELGVETLIVTNAAGGINESFQAGDLMLLTDHINNMGTNPLIGPNDDKFGVRFPDMSESYDIKLRNMAKKCAKELNIKLQEGVYVGNTGPSYETPAEVRALRTLGGDAVGMSTVPEVIIAKHAGLKVLGISCISNMAAGILDQPLSHDEVIETTDRVRANFLNLVKNIVENIQKSN
- the deoB gene encoding phosphopentomutase; its protein translation is MSNYTYKRIFLIVLDSVGIGEAPDAAKFNDLGSDTLGHIAEHMGGLKMPNMSKLGLSNIREIKGIPVQAQPHAFFTKMQEASNGKDTMTGHWEIMGLNIEQPFKVFPEGFPAELLNALEEKTGRKIIGNKPASGTEILDELGEEHMKTGALIVYTSADSVLQIAAHEEIVPLDELYKICELARELTLDEKYMVGRVIARPFIGKPGEFTRTANRHDYALKPFDRTVMNELKDSGLDVIAIGKISDIYDGEGITKSLRTKSNMDGMDKLNDTIGMDFTGLSFVNLVDFDALFGHRRDPAGYGKALEEFDARLTEVLEKLTEQDLLIITADHGNDPVHHGTDHTREFVPLLVYSPRNKMGKEMPLRDTFADVGAAIADNFKVKMPAYGKSFLSNLNGQ
- the xerD gene encoding site-specific tyrosine recombinase XerD, which codes for MKDQLNDFIHFLLVERGLSKNTLVSYERDLKSYHKHLVEKQQINSYNNVTRLHIIQFLKFLKEAGKSSKTIARHTASIRSFHQFLLREKQADQDPSVLIESPQLERSLPKILSLQEVEKLLETPKLSSPFGYRDKAMLELLYATGIRVSEMINLNLTDVHLTMGFIRCYGKGNKERIVPIGRTATEVITNYIEKGRPKLINVKQPTEALFVNHHGKRISRQGFWKNLKKIAIEANVNKELTPHTLRHSFATHLLENGADLRAVQEMLGHADISTTQIYTHVTKSRLKDVYNQFHPRA
- a CDS encoding YqzK family protein codes for the protein MIRWLKTVGDMLKVFVLFTGFTILFYYAIIWVNLEYQDMHRYDQPEGAALKVTNMVSNEEESWFNRLIFFYDNGE
- the fur gene encoding ferric iron uptake transcriptional regulator, which gives rise to MENRIDRIKKQLHSASYKLTPQREATVRVLLENEEDHLSAEDVYLLVKEKAPEIGLATVYRTLELLTELKVVDKINFGDGVSRYDLRKEGAAHFHHHLVCIECGSVAEIQDDLLEDVEEIVERDWKFKIKDHRLTFHGICAKCQEKEETQNSKD
- the spoIIM gene encoding stage II sporulation protein M yields the protein MRRQLPINAMIKQHLKEHSSIYLFVCVLFLMGVIFGAIIVNSMNLSQKEDLYYYLNRFFGQVAEGKIASSTDMFQQSFLHNLKYLGLMWILGVSIIGLPVILVMLFIKGMVVGFTVGFLVNQLGIKGFLLSFVTVLPQNILLIPAFIIMCSVAIAFSLKIIRQLFVKKTSNMDAPFSLFMRYVTVFLFIGVLAIVASGFEAYASPLLMKNVVELVSK